The genomic window GGGTAGAGGAACGGCTCCCAGGCGATCTGGTCGTCGTGCTCCCAGGACCGCGCGGCCAGGTAGCGCACGATGGTGTTGGCGAACGCCATGACCGGCACCGCGAACAGTGCACCCACGATCCCGAAGAGCATGCTGCCGGTGGCCACGGCGAGCAGCACGGCCACGGGGTGCAGGGACACGGCCTTGCCCATGATCAGCGGCTGCAGGATGTTGGACTCGATCTGCTGCACGAGCAGCACCACGCCCAGCATGGCCAGGGCGATCCCGGGGCTCACGGCCACCAGGGCCACCAGCACGGCCACGGCGCCGGTGACCACGGCACCCACGATGGGAATGAACGAGGCCAGGAACACGAGCACACCGATGGGCAGCGCCAAGGGCACTCCCAGCAGGAACGCGCCCAGCCCGATGCCCAGGGCGTCCACGAACGCCACGAAGACCTGGATCCGCACGTACTGCGCGAGCGAGATCCAGCCCCGGCGCCCGGCACCGTTCACGGCGGCGCGGGCCCGGCGCGGGAAGAGCTTGACCAGGAACAGCCAGATGTTCTCGCCGTCGAACAGGAAGAACAGCAGCACGAACAGCATCAGGATGGTGCCGGTGAGGATGCTGCCGGCGGTGGAGCCGAACGTCATGGCCCCGGACAGGATGGCGTTCGAGTTCTCCTGCAGGGTGTTGCCCAACTCGGAGAACCACTGGCTCATGGAGTCCGTGGTGAGTTTCAGGGGGCTGTCCTCGAGCATGCCCAGCAGCTTCTGGAAGCCGGCCACGGCCTTGTCGGAGAGCTGCGCGAAGCCCACGACGATCTGCTGCCCGGAGAGCACCAGCAGACCCAGGACCACGAGGATCAGGCCGAGCTCCACCGTGATGGCCGCGAGCGCGGACGGGAAGTGCCGGGCCCGCAGCCAGCGCACGGCCGGGGAGAGCGGACCGGCGATCAGCGCGGCGAGCAGCACCGGGATGAGCACCGTGGTGACGTGGCCCAGGAGCCACCACACCACACCCACCCCGGCGACGATGAGCAGCACCCGCCAGGACCAGGCCGCGGCGATCCGCACCGGGGCAGTGACCATGTCCTGGGGGTCCTCGGCGGGATGGGGACGGGAGGGGACGTCTGGGGCACCGGGCGGGATCGAGCCCGGGCGCGACGTCGGAACGCTGGATGACATGTCCCCTATCATCGCACCATTGCGCGCAGCGCTGGTACCGGAGAACGCCACGGGAGGGTGACAAGATGGCTGCCATGTCCACCACACTGCTGAGGGTCCTGGCCCAGCGCCGGCCCGCGAGCCTGCTGACCCAGGAGAGCCCGCGCCGCGAGGAGCTCGAGACCGTCCTGCGCGCCGCCGCGGGGGCGAAGTACGACGAGCGGCCCACGGGGTGGCGGGTGGCCGTGACCGACCGCCGCTCGGCGCCCCTGCTCGCGGCCGCCATGGCCGGTCTCACGAGCGTGCCGAACCTCACGGGCCCGGTCCCCCGGCTCAAGGGGAAGAAGATCAGGGTGCTGGCCGCCTACCGCGGCAGCCTGCAGTGGGCCTCGCGCGGCGGGGTGGCGCTGGCCATCGTCTTCCGCCACCACCCGGAGCTGGCCGAGTCGAAGAAGGAGCAGCGCGGGGACGTCCACGCGGCCCGCGGGGTGCTCGAGGCCGCGCTCTACGCCCAGGGCTGGGCCACCATGTGGTCCCGGCGCGAGCCCTACGACCGTGCGCTGCTGCGCGATTTCTACTCCCTGAACGAGCACGAGGAGGTGCTGGGCTGGCTGTTCGTGGGTCGCGCCGCGAGCAGTAGCGTGCCCGCGCGCGCCATCAACCTGCCGCCGCGCGAACTCGGCATCAGCTACCTCTGAGCCCGTCCCCCGGCGCCGGGCCACGGGCCCCAGTGCGACAGGGCGACAGGGCGACAGGCGACGCCGTCCGGCCCGCCCACGAACGACCGTCGCGTGCATGGACCGGCGGCCCGGTGCGCAGTGCACCGGGCCGCCGTGACGTGCGGTGACCGACCCGTCCGAGGGGTCCCCGCGACCGACCGCGGGGCCGGCCCGGGGACACGGCCCCGGAGCCCCGGCCGCGGCCGGAGGGTGGGTCAGTCGCTCATGGAGCGGATGATGGACAGCAGCCGCAGGATCTCCACGTAGGTCCAGATGAGGGTGACGGTGAGTCCGAAGGCCGCGGTCCAGGCCGCCTTCTGCGGGATGCCGCGGGCCACGCCGTCGCTGATGTTCTCGAAGTCCAGCACAAAGCTGTACACCGCGAGCAGGATGGCTACCGCGCCCACGATCAGCCCCAGCGGGATGCCCATGACGCTCACCTCGGAGCGCATGTCGAACCCGCCCAGCAGGCTGGTGCCCAGGTTCACCAGGGCGAAGATCGCGTAGGCCATGAGCGCGACCATGAAGAACTTGGTCACCCGCGGCGTCGCGCGCAGCACCCCGGTCTTGTACAGCACCAGCACGGAGACGAAGACCGCGAGGGTCCCGATGACCGCCTGGATCACAATGCCCGGGTAGCGGGCCTCGAAGATCCCCGAGACACCGCCCAGGAACAGGCCCTCCGCGAGGGCGTAGAGGATGATCAGCACGGGGCTGGGCTCACGCTTGAAGCTGTTGACCAGCCCGAGGACCAGGCCCACCAGTGCGCCCGGGAACGCGAGCGCGGGGAGCATCCAGCCGGCCACCGCCGCGGCGATCACGCACGCGAGCACGAGCCCGGTGCGCATCACGACGTCGTCGTAGCTCATGCGGCCCGTCTGCGCGGGGCCCGCGGCGGGAGCGTTGTACATCCGCTCGAGCTGCTCGGGCGAGTGGCGGGGATCCTGGTAGGAACCCGGCGCGGTGGCGTTCTTCTTGCCGAAATCGTTGAGGAGGGGGTTTCCGCCGGCCAATGTGACGTCCTTTCGAGGGCGTGTTCGAGCTGTGCACACAGGCTAGCAGTGGGATCTGAACCCCGGCAGGGAGTTCCTGCAGGGCGAACGCGGGCGGGTGGAGGGGTGCCCCCAGTGGGATTCGAACCCACACTGAGCGGATTTTAAGTCCGCTGCCTCTGCCGGTTGGGCTATGGGGGCCGCAACGACGACGGTGGGGTCGCGCGGCTGCGCGACCCCACCGCTGCACGTCCGGGCGGCGTGCGGAGGCGTGGCTAGAGCTTGGCCTTCTCCGCGGGGAGGTCCTTGCCCGCGGCCTCGAGGAACGCGCGGCGCGGCTCCCGCAGGTGGCGCAGGGCGGTGGTGTCCCGGCCGAAGAGCATGTTGATGCCCCACTCCGTGAACACCCGGACCTTGCGCTCCACGGTGGGGATGGCGTAGCCGTGGTAGAGCCGGTGCATGGCCCACGCGGGCAGCCCGCCGAGGTCCACGCCGCGGATGGTGGCCGCACCCTTGTAGAGGCCCAGGCCAGCCACGGAACCGAGGTTCTCGTGGTAGTAGTCCTCCAGGGGAGCACCCTGGTGGGCGGCCATGATGTTCTTGGCCATGGTGGCGGCCTGGCGCACCGCGTGCTGGGCGTTGGGGACGCAGAAGCCGCCGGGGCCCGAGCCCGTGAGGTCCGGGACGGCGGCGATGTCGCCAGCGGCCCAGGCACCCTCGAGGGGACCGTCGTCACCGGTGATCCGCAGGTCCGCACCCACGCGCACGCGACCGCGCTCGTCCACGGGGAAGTCGCTGTTCTTCACGAACCCGGAAGCCTGCACGCCGGCGCACCAGATGAGCGTGTCGGTGGCGACCTCCCCAGCCGGGGACTTGTCGCCCATGTTGATGAGCTTCACCACGTCCCCGTCGACCTCGGAGATCGAGGTGTTGAGCAGCACCTCGATGCCGCGGGCGCGCATCTCGGCCACGACCTTCTCGGCGCGGTCCTTGGAGACCTCGGGCATGATCCGGCCCATGGCCTCGACCAGCACGAAGCGCAGGTCAGAGACGCGCAGGCGGTCGTTGCGCTCCACGGCGGAGCGGGCCATGTCCTCGAGCTCGGCGATGGACTCGGAGCCGGCGTAGCCGCCGCCCACCACGATGAAGGTCAGCGCCTTGCGCTTGTCCTCCTCGCTGTCCGTCAGGGAGGCCACCTCGATGCGCTCGAGCACCCAGTTGCGCACGGACACGGCCTCTTCGATGGTCTTCATGCCGATGGCCTTCTCCGCGAGCCCCGGGATGGGGAACGTGCGCGTGGTGGATCCGCCGGCCACGACGATCTCGTCGTAGGGCAGCTCGAACTGCGGGCCCTCATCGATGCCACGGATGGTGACCTTGTGGTTGGCGTGGTCGATGTGCTCCACGCGGCCGTCGATCAGCTCGCAGTCACCGAGGTGGTGACGGTGGGAGATCACGGCGGAACGGGCGTCGATGTTGCCCGCCGCCACCTCCGGCAGGAACGGGAGGTAGGTCATGTACGGGTTGGGGTCCACCACCGTGACCACGCCGCCGGACTCCTTGATGCGGGTCTGCAGCTTCTGCGCGAGGGTGAAACCAACGTAGCCGCCACCCACGATGAGAAGGCGCGGACGGTCCTTAGCAAGTTGATTGAAAGACATGCCACCGAGTTTACCCACGGCACGGGGCTTTTGCTGACGGACCGTCCCCGCCCGCTGTGCTGTGCGTGAAATCAGCGGGAGAGCCTGCGGATGTGCAGGATCGCGGCCACCGTGAGCCCCGCGACCACCAGCCCGAAGGAGGTCAGGACCACCACGGGCAGGGCGCCGGTCTCGTTGAGCGGAGCCTGGGCCACGGGCGGGGTGGCCTCCTCGGTGACCTGCCGGGTGTCCCCCTCGGCGGTGCTGGGCGTGGCCGAGGGCTGCGGGGACGCGCTGCGGGGCCGGTTCTGCTCGATCCAGTGCCGGATGCTGCCCAGCGGGTTCTCCTGCGTGGTCTCGACGTCGTCCAGCACGGCCGCGCGCACGTCCAGCACCCCGTAGCCGTAGATGGGGTCCTTGCCCTTGTCCCCGGCGTCGTGGGCGGTCTTCACGATCCGCTGCGCCACCTGCGCGGCGGTGAGGTCCGGGTGCTCCTGCTTGATGAGCGCCGCGGTGCCCGCGACGAGCGGCGCGGTGGCCGAGGTCCCGGACCACTCGGCGTAGCCGCCGCCAGGCATGGCCCCCACCATGTCCTCGCTGGGCCCGGCCACCGCGATCGAGATGCCCTGGGAGGAGGAGTCCCAGCTCGCGCGCCCAGAGCGGTCCACGCCGCCCACAGAGAGCACCCCGGGGATGGTGGCGGGGGCTCCCACCTGGTTCAGTCCCGACCCCCGGTTGCCGGCGGCCGCGACCACCAGCACGTTCTTCTCCTCCGCGTACGCGAACGCGGAGTCCCACGACTGCGGCCACGCGGTGGAGTCCGAGCCCACGGACATGTTGATCACGTCCGCGCCGTGGTCCACGGCCCAGCGCACCGCGTCCGGGATCTGCTGGTTGACGTCCTTCACGCCCGGCTCCTCGTTGCCGAGCCACAGGGACACCGGGAGGATATCGGCGTCCGGGGCCACGCCCAGCACGCCCTTCTCGCGACCCGGGCCCTCGGCGTTCGGGGCACCGTGCCCGCGTCCGGCCGCCAGGGAGGAGACCAGGGTGCCGTGCTCGGGTTCCGCGCCGAGACCCTTGCGGCCGTCGGACTGTCCCGCGCCGGAGGCGTCCGTGCCCGGCTGCACCGCACCCTCGAGGTCCGGGTGGGAGCCGTCCACGCCGGTGTCGATCACGGCGATCTTCACGCCCTTGCCGGTGGCCCTGCGCCACGCGTCCCGCACGCCGTAGTCGTCCAGCCAGTACTCGCGCTGACGGATGTCTGCGGTGTCCACGGCGGGCTTGCCGTTCGCGGGCGGCGGGGCCGGGGGCGACTGCACGGGCACCGAGGGCGCGGGCCGGGGCACCGCGGGCTCCTGCGCCGTGGCGACGGCCGGGGCGGCTCCCGCGAGCAGCAGGGCGGCGGCGCCGGCGAGCACGGCGCGCGTGGTGGAACGGCGTGTCATGGACCCTCGGTGCTTTCCCGCGCGAGGCGCGTGGTGGGGTGCGGCGGCCCGTCCGACCGGGGCCGGGCGCCGTTGGGGGTGGGTGTGGCGAGGACGCGCCGGGCTCAGGGCACCAGCGACAGCCCGATGCCGTCCAAAATATCGTGCTCGCTCGCGGTCACGGTGCGCACGCGCCCGTCCGTGGCCCGGGCCACGCGTTCGACCACGCGGCGCCACACGAGCGCACCGGCCCCGATCACGTCCACGCGCCCCTCGTGCATGAACCCCAGGGCCGCACGCTGCTCGCGGGTCATGGCCGTCAGCTCCCGGCACGCCCGGGTCACATCGGGGATCTCCAGCACGGTGCCGTTGATGCGCTCGGGGTCGTAGTGCTCCAGGCCCAGAGCCATGGCCGTCACCGTGGTGACCGTCCCGGCGACCCCCACGAGCCGCGTGGTGCGCTCCAGGGGGACGGTGCGGGCCACCACGTCCATGGCCTCGTCCACGTCGCGCAGCACGCGCGCCTGCTGCTCCTCGGTGGGAGGGTTGGAGCCCAGGTGGCGCTCCGTCATGCGCACGCACCCCACGTCCACGCTCCTGGCGGCGATCACCTCGCGCGGGGTGCCCAGCACGCACTCCGTGGAGCCACCGCCCAGGTCCACCACCAGCACGCGGTCCGCCGGGTCCAGCTCCGCCGCGGCGTTGAGGGCACCGCGGAAGGACAGTGCGGCTTCCTCGTCCCCGCTGACCACCTCGGGCTCGACCCCCAGGCGTGAGCGGATCCCGGCCACGAACACGTCACGGTTGCCGGCGTCACGGGTGGCGGAGGTGGCCACGAAGCGCACCCGGTCCGCGCCGTGGTGCTCGATCAGCGCCGCGTACTCGTCCGCGGCGGCGAAGGTCCGCTTGAGGGCGGCCTCGGCGAGCCACCCGGTGGCGTCCACGCCCTGCCCGAGGCGCACGATGCGCATCTCGCGCACCACGTCCCGCAGCACGGTGCGGCCGCTCTCGTCGGTGCGGGCGTCCGCGATGAGCAGGCGAATGGAGTTTGTTCCGCAGTCGATGGCGGCTACGCGCATGGCAGGAGAGTCCCTCGGGTCGGTGGTGCTGGGAGGTTCGCGGACGGGCCCGCGGGGCGCGGGGTCAGGCCGCGGCGCGCCATGCGGGGTCGCACGCGCAGCGCTCGGGGGTCCAGGTGTCGGCGATCATGGCGAGGGTCTCGTCCCCGAGCGGGTTCACGCCGGGCCCGGAGGCCAGGCTGTGCCCCACGAGCACGTGCAGGCACTTGACGCGCGTGGGCATGCCACCCGCGGAGATGCCCTCGATCTCGGGGACGTCCCCGGTCCCGGCGAGCTCCCCGATCCGACGCCGCTGGGCGAGGTAGTCCTCGTGGGCGGCGCGGTAGCGCTCGGCCAGCTCCGGATCCTCGGCCACGCGGTCCGTCATGGCATACATCGCGCCCTCGGCCTCGAGGCGGGACACCGCGGCCGTGACCGCGGGGTGGGTCAGGTAGAACACGGTGGGGAACGGGGTGCCGCTGCTCAGCCGCGGGGCCGTGGCCACCACGAGCGGGTTGCCGCACGTGCAGCGCGCGGCGATCTCCACCACGTCTCGCGCCGAGCGGCCGAGCTGGGCACCCACCACGGTGAGGTCCTGGGGGGTCACGGTGGGGTCGTGCGGTGCGCTCACTTGCTGCTGCTTTCTCGGGGTTCGGGTTCCAGGGTGATGTCCTCCTGGGGGTAGGCCGAGTCCACCACGGACTGCCACAGCCCGTCCGCCCAGGCGGGCCGGCCGGCCTCCACCTGCTCCGCGGAGGACTCCGCGGCCTGGTGGGGTGCGGTGTCCGCACCGAGCACCACGTAGGCGCTCTCCCCCGGCATCACGTAGGACATCCGCTCGCGGGCCTGCTGCTCCACGTAGGAGTCGTCCCCCCACAGCTGCTCCTCGCGCTTGAGCTGCTGCTGGCGCTGCTGCTCGTGGGAGATGCTCGAGCGCAGCTCCGAGATCTGGGAGCGCTGGTCCAGGAAGATCTTGGCGGTGGGGGCGGCCAGGAACACGATGAGCGTGGCCACCACGACCAGGGCCACCAGGCGCCCGTTGAAGGAGCGCGCCGGTGTGGGGGCCGCCAGGGTCGAGGAGCCGCCGCGGTTCCTGCGCCCCTCGGAGCCGCGCGCGTCACGCTCCGGACGCTGCCGGGCAGCCTCTCGAGCGGGGCGCGGTGCGCGCCGGGGGATCCGGGGGCGGGGGCCGACCATGCATACCTCCCGGGTGACGTGGTGGGGCGGATCGTGCTCGGCCAGTGTACCCGCAGCGCGACGCCGCCCGGCCCCCTGCGTGCGCAGACGAGGGGACCGGGCGGCGTCGTGGGGCGTGCACGGCGGCGGGCCGCCGCCGCGCGGAGCCTATTTGGCGGCGAAGCGCGGGAAGGCGGAGGCGCCCGCGTAGGTGGCGGCGTCGCCCAGCTCCTCCTCGATGCGCAGCAGCTGGTTGTACTTGGCCACGCGCTCGGAGCGGGCGGGGGCACCGGTCTTGATCTGGCCCGCGTTCACGGCCACCGCGATGTCCGCGATGGTGGTGTCCTCGGTCTCACCGGAACGGTGGGAGATCATGCAGCGGTAGCCGTTGCGCTGGGCGAGCTCCACGGCGTCGAACGTCTCGGTCAGGGAGCCGATCTGGTTGACCTTCACGAGCAGGGCGTTGGCCACGCCCTCCTGGATGCCGCGTGCCAGCCGCTCCGGGTTGGTCACGAAGAGGTCGTCGCCCACGAGCTGCACCTTGTCGCCGATGTGCTCGGTGAGCGTGGCCCAGCCCTTCCAGTCGTCCTCGTCCAGGGGGTCCTCGATGGACACGAGCGGGTACTTCTCCACGAGGTCCGCGAAGTACGCGGACATCTCCTCCGCGGAGCGCTTCTTGCCCTCGAAGGTGTACGTGCCCTTGTCGAAGAACTCCGAGGAGGCCACGTCCAGGGCGAGCGCGATGTCACGCCCGGGCTTGTAGCCGGCCTTGTCGATGGCCTCGAGGATGAGGTCGAGCGCGGCGGCGTTGGACTCGAGATTCGGTGCGAAGCCGCCCTCGTCCCCCAGGCCCGTGGACAGGCCGCGGTCCTTCAGCACGGACTTGAGGCTGTGGTAGACCTCCACGCCCCAGCGCAGCGCCTCGGAGAACGTGGGCGCGCCGATCGGGGCGATCATGAACTCCTGGATGTCCACGTTGGAATCCGCGTGCGAGCCGCCGTTGAGGATGTTCATCATGGGCACGGGCAGCACGTGGGCGTTGGGCCCGCCCAGGTACTTGTACAGCGGCAGGTCCGCGGAGCTCGCGGCCGCGCGGGCGATCGCCATGGAGGCGCCCAGGATGGCGTTCGCGCCCAGCTTGGCCTTGTTGTCGGTGCCGTCCAGCTCCAGCATGGCCTGGTCCACGGCGCGCTGGTCGGAGGCGTCCAGACCGACCACCACCTGCTCGAGCTCCTCGTCCACGGCGTGCACGGCGTCCAGCACGCCCTTGCCCTGGTAGACCTTCTTGTCGCCGTCACGGCGCTCGACGGCCTCGAACTCACCCGTCGAGGCTCCGGAGGGCACGGCGGCGCGGCCGAAGCTGCCGTCGTCCAGCAGCGCCTCCACCTCGACCGTGGGGTTGCCGCGGGAATCCAGGATCTGGCGGGCTTGCAGCGCAATGATCATTGCCATGAAAATCTCCTTGTCGGTCGTCGACCCGTGGGGCGGTCTCGGCCCCGCCTCCCAGCCTACCGAGCGCCCGCGCATCCCCGCGAGACGCGCCCGGGATGACGGCGCTCACCCCGCCAGGGGGCCGTCGTTCTCCCGCACGAACCGGCGCACGGCCGCCCGCAGGGCGCGCTCCGCGTCCAGACCGCGTGCCGAGGCCGTCTCCACCTGACGCAGCAGGGCCTCCCCCAGGTCCCGTTCCTCCGCCTCGCGCTGCTCGGGCGGCAGCTCCGGCTCCACGGGCCGCACGCCCGCCACACCGTGCCGGCGGGCCTTGGACAGCGCCTTCTCCCCGTAGGCGAGCGCGGGCAGCGCCGGGGGGATGCCGTCGAACACGCGCGTGCGGTGCGGCTTCTCCTCGCGCTTCACCGCGTCCCAGCGCGCGGAGAGCTCCGCGGTGCTGGGCCGTTCCCGGGCGGGCGCCTCGGACGACGCCGCTGGGTCCCCTGCCTGCCCCTCGCCCACCGCACCGGGGGCCTCGGCGGGGTCCGCACTGCCCGGTGCGTGCTGAGCTTCCCCGTCCGATCGCGTGCTGCCCGCAGACTCCGGGCCGTGCTCCACCGGTGCGGAGGCGGAGCCGTGCCCGCCGCCCGCGGCGGGGTACCCGCCGGTTATGCCGGACTGCACGGTGGCCGTGCCGGACTCCGTGGCGGTAGTGCCGGACGGCTCGGGCCCCGTGCCGGGCTGCGCGGTGCCGAACACGGCCGGGTGGCGCCGCACGAGCTTGTCGGTCACGGCCGCGAGCACGTCCGTGACGTCGAAGCGCTGGGGCTGCGGGTGCTCCTGCCCGATCCGCGCGTGGAACACCACCTGCAGCAGCACGTCCCCGAGCTCCTCCACGAGCTCGTCCCGTCGCCGCTGCGACGGCTCCAGGGCCTCGACCGCCTCGACCACTTCGTAGGACTCCTCCACGAGGTAGCGCAGCAGGGACTCGTGGGTCTGCTCCGCGTCCCACGGGCAGCCGCCCGGGGAGCGCAGGGTGTCCATCACGGCCAGCAGCCGCTCGAAGCGCTCCCCCGGTCCTCCGTGGCCCGCGCCGGTGGCCGTCGGGGCCGCGTCCGGGTGGGAGGGCGCGAGCGGTTCACGGAGTGATCCGTTCCCCTCACCGGTCTGGGCGGTCGACGCCGATTCCGAGGACGCGTCGTCGTGACGCTCCGGGCTCACGAGGCCTCCCCCGTGACGCGGCGCTCGAGCCAGTCCTGGTACTCGCGCGGCACGAAGGCCGCGCGGGCGGCGGTGCGCTGGACCGCGAGGACGTCCTGCTCGCTCCAACCGGCCTCGGCGCGCAGCCGGTCGAGCTCGTGGGTCACGGACGTGGCGCTCATCAGCCGGTTGTCCGGCGACACGGTCACGGCGAACCCCGCGCGCAGCATCGCGGTCACGGGGTGCTCCGCCACGGTGGTGCCCCACGCGGCACTTGCGTCCGTCTGCAGGTTGGAGCACGGGCAGACCTCGAGGGCGATCCTGCGGTCCCGGATCCACCGCGTCAGGGGTGCACTCATGCCGCGGTCCTCGTCCAGCAGCCGGACCCCGTGGCCCAGCCGCAGGGCCCGGCCGGCGTCGAGCGCGTCCGCCATGGACTCCGCCCCGGCGGCCTCCCCCGCGTGCAGCGTCACGGGGATCCGCTCCCCTGCCAGGAGGTCGAGGGCCTCACGGTGGCCCGAGGCGGGGAAGCCCGCCTCCGGGCCGGCGAGGTCGAAGCCGACCACCGATCCCGGCGAGGGCTCCCCGGCGACCGAGCCGTGCGGCGTCGTGGTCTGCTCGGCCGCGCGCACGCGGCGCACCACGAGACGGGCGATCTCCGGGGAACGGTCCAGGTGCCGCATGGCGCACAGGATCTGCACCACCGAGAGGTGGCCCCCCGCGGCGCGGACCGCCGCGACGCCCTCGGCCAGACCCCCCTGGACGGCGTCCACGGCCTCGCCCAGCGTGAGCCCGCCCGACACGTGCTGCTCGGGTGCCCAGCGCACCTCCGCGTGCACGAGACCGTCCGCGGCGCAGTCCTCGACGTACTCCCGGGCCACCCGTCGCAGGGCGGACGCGGTCTGCATGACCGCCACCGTGTGGGAGAAGGTCTCCAGGTAGCGCGGGAGGCTGCCGGAGTCCGCGCTGTCGCGGAACCACTGCCCCAGGGAGTCTGGATCCGTGGCGGGCAGCTCGTGGCCCACCTGTGCGGCGAGCTCCACCACGGTGGCCGGGCGCAGCGCCCCGTCCAGGTGGTCGTGCAGCGAGATCAGTGCGTGTGGCCCGAGGGCCCCGTCCGTGGTGCGGACGGGGCCCTCGGGGGTTGCTCGTGAGGTCATGGCTCAGTAGTTCCAGTCCTGCAGGGCGTCGTTGACGTGGCGGGGGATGTTGGAGCCGGTGCGCGGGTACATCCGCAGCTCCTCGAGGTAGTTCTGCCCCGGCAAGCGCTGCTCGTAGCGCACGAAGGCCTCCTCGTCCGAGTAGTCGAACGCGACCTCCGGGGGAACCCCCGGGCGGAAGCGGAACATCATGGCCAGGGGGGCGCCGGAGCCCTCCACGTAGGAGTCGTCCTTGAGCTCCTGGACCTTCAGCTGCTCCTCCGGAACCAGCTCGAACGTGGGCCGCTGGTCCCAGAAGCCGTTGAGGCGGACGTGCGTGAGAGCGTCGTAGTACGTGCCGAGCGCGCGCACGCGGATCAGCACCGTGGAGACGTCACGCGCGGTGCCGTCCTCCCCGAACAGGTGGCGCTGGGCATCCGAGAGCCGTGCTGTCACGTCCCCCACGCTCAGCACGAGGTTCCCGGTGGCGAGGGCGTTCGGGTCCGCGTCCTGCTCCTGGGCGGGTGCGCGGTAGGAGGGGGACACGTCCGTGGCGGTCGCCAGCTGCGGGGCACCCGAGGGGTCGTCGTCCCCGGACACGCCCGCCTGGGCCGGCAGCAGGGGGTCCTGGGCGTCGGCGCCGAACGCGGACTCGTCCACGTGGGCGGGCAGCTCGTCGGAACCCTCCGGGGCGTGCTGCTCCCCGTGGACCTGGCCGGCGGGCGCGTCCTCGGCGACCCGCGGGTCCTCCCCGAGGCCCTGCTCGAACCGGGCGTCGTCCTCG from Kocuria rhizophila DC2201 includes these protein-coding regions:
- a CDS encoding MazG nucleotide pyrophosphohydrolase domain-containing protein — translated: MSPERHDDASSESASTAQTGEGNGSLREPLAPSHPDAAPTATGAGHGGPGERFERLLAVMDTLRSPGGCPWDAEQTHESLLRYLVEESYEVVEAVEALEPSQRRRDELVEELGDVLLQVVFHARIGQEHPQPQRFDVTDVLAAVTDKLVRRHPAVFGTAQPGTGPEPSGTTATESGTATVQSGITGGYPAAGGGHGSASAPVEHGPESAGSTRSDGEAQHAPGSADPAEAPGAVGEGQAGDPAASSEAPARERPSTAELSARWDAVKREEKPHRTRVFDGIPPALPALAYGEKALSKARRHGVAGVRPVEPELPPEQREAEERDLGEALLRQVETASARGLDAERALRAAVRRFVRENDGPLAG
- a CDS encoding adenosine deaminase, with translation MTSRATPEGPVRTTDGALGPHALISLHDHLDGALRPATVVELAAQVGHELPATDPDSLGQWFRDSADSGSLPRYLETFSHTVAVMQTASALRRVAREYVEDCAADGLVHAEVRWAPEQHVSGGLTLGEAVDAVQGGLAEGVAAVRAAGGHLSVVQILCAMRHLDRSPEIARLVVRRVRAAEQTTTPHGSVAGEPSPGSVVGFDLAGPEAGFPASGHREALDLLAGERIPVTLHAGEAAGAESMADALDAGRALRLGHGVRLLDEDRGMSAPLTRWIRDRRIALEVCPCSNLQTDASAAWGTTVAEHPVTAMLRAGFAVTVSPDNRLMSATSVTHELDRLRAEAGWSEQDVLAVQRTAARAAFVPREYQDWLERRVTGEAS